In Gossypium arboreum isolate Shixiya-1 chromosome 6, ASM2569848v2, whole genome shotgun sequence, the following are encoded in one genomic region:
- the LOC108484360 gene encoding peroxidase A2-like — MTEEMPSLRCIIATLFFALLLPPGSFPATTLSPSFYDETCPAVFSIIRGIIEQALLSDPRIGASLLRLHFHDCFVNGCDASILLDNSATIESEKEAAPNNNSARGFEVVDAMKIALEFECPGIVSCADILAIAAQEAVNLAGGPSWLVLLGRRDSTAANRTLANLAIPAPFDTLNVLKSKFAAVGLNTSTDLVALSGAHTFGRAQCTILIERLYNFNGTGKADPTLNTTYLETLRKVCPEGGNGSVLVNLDPTTPNTFDSNYYTNLQAQEGLLQSDQELFSTSGADTIEIVERFSSNQIAFFESFVVSMLKMGNISPVTGTEGEIRLSCRRVNMDYTSSNKWSSS, encoded by the exons ATGACCGAGGAAATGCCTTCTCTCCGATGTATAATAGCAACCCTTTTCTTCGCCCTTTTGCTCCCTCCAGGATCCTTTCCAGCCACCACATTAAGTCCGTCATTTTATGATGAAACATGCCCCGCGGTATTTAGCATCATTCGAGGAATCATCGAACAAGCTTTGCTCTCTGATCCTAGGATTGGTGCCAGCCTTCTTAGGCTTCACTTCCATGACTGCTTTGTTAAT GGCTGTGATGCATCGATTTTATTGGACAACAGCGCTACCATAGAAAGCGAGAAAGAAGCTGCGCCGAATAATAACTCAGCAAGAGGATTTGAGGTTGTCGATGCCATGAAGATCGCACTAGAATTTGAGTGTCCAGGCATCGTTTCCTGTGCTGATATTCTAGCTATTGCAGCTCAAGAGGCTGTCAATCTG GCGGGAGGTCCTTCATGGCTAGTTCTATTGGGAAGAAGGGATAGCACAGCAGCAAATCGAACACTGGCCAATTTAGCTATTCCAGCTCCCTTTGACACTCTTAATGTTCTCAAGTCCAAGTTTGCAGCCGTGGGGCTCAATACCAGTACCGATCTGGTTGCACTTTCAG GTGCTCACACATTTGGACGGGCTCAATGTACAATTCTCATTGAACGATTATATAATTTCAATGGTACCGGAAAAGCAGACCCGACATTGAACACAACATACTTAGAGACGCTACGCAAAGTATGCCCTGAAGGCGGAAATGGTAGTGTTTTGGTGAATTTAGATCCTACAACACCTAATACATTCGACAGTAACTACTACACTAACCTTCAAGCTCAAGAAGGACTGCTCCAAAGTGATCAAGAGCTGTTTTCTACTAGTGGAGCTGATACCATTGAAATTGTGGAGAGGTTCAGCAGCAATCAAATTGCTTTCTTTGAAAGCTTTGTGGTTTCCATGCTAAAAATGGGAAATATCAGTCCAGTAACAGGTACGGAAGGAGAGATTAGATTGAGTTGTAGAAGGGTTAATATGGATTATACAAGTTCAAACAAATGGAGCTCTAGCTAA